The Gemmatimonadaceae bacterium genome includes a window with the following:
- a CDS encoding flippase-like domain-containing protein, with amino-acid sequence MTPKRWLLTILSFAAALGASAWVVWSSWPAGHGRLSLPLLAHLVAFCGAAAEVTLRAFKLTWSARALDIPLTLGTAFRTCLGGDFGASVTPSRSGAEPARFLIMAEAKTPLAGIVMVLWAEIVLEVLSLLTIALLIALLFPGTDRAVSSVVLVIASYAITVLAISMLGVALSRRNANGPPPKWAPKIGLNAGRWRAIQKALRQLRGSVDAVRNARRGWMFGSFVASALHVAARLCILPGLVLFVAPATPVAPLVAWPLAMQYGAAVVPAPGGGGAVELVFKQTLGNVIPAEIFGASLVWWRFYTIYLYIVVGALVAGSTVMRSLRPKATGASADPDAPSPPPISITD; translated from the coding sequence GTGACACCCAAGCGCTGGCTCCTCACGATCCTCTCGTTCGCTGCTGCGCTGGGAGCATCGGCATGGGTGGTATGGTCGAGCTGGCCAGCGGGACATGGGCGCCTGTCGCTGCCTTTGCTCGCACACCTGGTGGCGTTCTGCGGCGCCGCGGCCGAGGTCACGCTGCGGGCCTTCAAGCTCACCTGGAGCGCCCGGGCGCTGGACATCCCGCTCACGCTCGGGACGGCGTTCCGCACCTGCCTGGGGGGTGACTTCGGCGCCTCGGTCACCCCGTCACGGTCGGGTGCCGAACCGGCGCGGTTCCTGATCATGGCCGAGGCGAAGACGCCGCTGGCCGGAATCGTGATGGTGCTGTGGGCCGAGATCGTGCTCGAGGTGCTGTCGCTGCTGACGATCGCGCTGCTGATCGCGCTGCTGTTCCCGGGGACCGATCGAGCGGTCTCGAGCGTAGTGCTGGTGATCGCGAGTTATGCGATCACGGTGCTGGCGATCTCGATGCTCGGGGTGGCACTGTCGCGCCGGAACGCCAACGGCCCACCACCGAAATGGGCGCCGAAGATCGGCTTGAACGCCGGTCGCTGGCGCGCGATCCAGAAAGCATTGCGACAGCTTCGAGGCAGTGTCGACGCAGTCCGCAACGCCAGGCGCGGCTGGATGTTCGGGTCGTTCGTCGCATCCGCCCTCCACGTCGCCGCACGACTCTGCATCCTGCCCGGACTCGTGCTCTTCGTCGCACCGGCCACGCCCGTCGCACCGCTGGTCGCCTGGCCGCTGGCCATGCAGTACGGCGCCGCCGTCGTCCCCGCCCCCGGCGGCGGTGGCGCGGTCGAACTGGTCTTCAAGCAGACACTCGGCAACGTGATACCGGCCGAGATCTTCGGTGCCTCGCTCGTCTGGTGGCGCTTCTACACCATCTACCTCTACATCGTGGTCGGGGCGCTGGTGGCGGGCAGTACCGTGATGCGCTCGCTCCGGCCCAAGGCGACGGGCGCGTCAGCTGACCCCGACGCGCCGAGTCCGCCACCGATCTCGATCACCGACTGA
- a CDS encoding SCP2 sterol-binding domain-containing protein — protein sequence MPIPAFSPAWADALRDAVNSDEAFREAGRKWTNPVALIVTAHAARPDGVAVQVDLEAGTCTAAAALRPDDVTAPFVLSASLETWREIMEGETDPIAAVSRGRVAVTRGSLSLLMLSAGTARALLASTRKIDTLWPGSQPE from the coding sequence ATGCCGATCCCGGCCTTTTCGCCCGCCTGGGCTGACGCGCTCCGTGACGCCGTGAACAGCGACGAGGCCTTCCGCGAGGCCGGCCGGAAATGGACCAATCCGGTCGCGCTCATCGTCACCGCCCACGCGGCGCGCCCGGACGGCGTCGCGGTCCAGGTGGATCTCGAAGCCGGCACCTGCACCGCCGCTGCCGCACTTCGCCCCGACGACGTCACGGCCCCCTTCGTCCTTTCCGCGAGCCTCGAGACCTGGCGCGAGATCATGGAGGGCGAGACCGATCCGATCGCCGCCGTGTCACGGGGTCGTGTCGCCGTCACGCGCGGGTCGCTCAGTCTGCTCATGCTGAGCGCCGGAACCGCGAGAGCCTTGCTGGCGAGCACGCGGAAGATCGATACGCTCTGGCCCGGGTCGCAGCCGGAATGA
- a CDS encoding PAS domain S-box protein — MDSPSRQPLRWIALTATLAIGGGAVTLGARTLGTHLAGDPGASRVAWLTLAGVAAAAGFAGLATGAVLEALAARRVTRLRDAVSRLGDPLDDPGDQPVAISPPDHVLVPLERAVTAARQRVHRTITQLAAESARTRALIDTVFGAVFAVDGGGRVISANAAAARMFGRTHEALVGSVLSDMLAPESLHMTVDTWGTVRVSEAGLAPRFTTSVRLFGRPAFHAEVAIAPLALEGQRAWAVYVHDLTHERMAAAALDDARRAADVANRAKALFLSRMGHELRSPLNSIVSLTRLVTRSRASQLSERDRGQLDRVEGASGQLLALVTDILDLTHIESGGLELMLADTDVAPIVTDVLAGFGDSVSGRPMLLESELPGVPAIAMVDAARLRQVLTHLIGNAVKFTARGSVLVSVRLNHETGRASAILVRDTGIGIALDRQSRIFEKFEQGDEETHARYGGTGLGLALSRGIAQQMRCTLSVESVQGSGSTFTLTFATAGAVPGAALAPVALRGGTPVASAAT, encoded by the coding sequence GTGGACTCACCCAGCCGACAGCCCCTTCGATGGATCGCCCTGACCGCCACACTGGCGATCGGGGGTGGGGCGGTGACGCTCGGTGCGCGGACGCTCGGAACGCACCTGGCCGGCGATCCGGGTGCATCGCGGGTGGCCTGGCTCACGCTGGCCGGCGTGGCGGCGGCGGCGGGGTTCGCGGGACTCGCCACCGGCGCGGTGTTGGAAGCGCTCGCGGCACGCCGCGTGACACGGCTGCGGGACGCGGTGTCGCGACTGGGGGATCCCCTCGACGATCCCGGTGACCAGCCCGTCGCGATCAGTCCGCCCGACCACGTGCTCGTGCCGCTGGAACGTGCGGTGACGGCGGCACGCCAGCGCGTGCACCGGACGATCACGCAGCTCGCCGCCGAGTCGGCCCGCACGCGCGCGCTGATCGACACCGTGTTCGGGGCGGTGTTCGCAGTGGACGGCGGTGGACGCGTGATCAGTGCCAATGCGGCGGCGGCACGCATGTTCGGGCGGACGCACGAGGCGCTGGTCGGCAGCGTCCTGTCGGACATGCTCGCCCCAGAATCGCTGCACATGACGGTGGACACGTGGGGCACGGTCCGCGTGAGCGAGGCGGGACTGGCGCCGCGGTTCACCACCAGTGTCCGCCTGTTCGGTCGACCCGCCTTCCACGCCGAGGTGGCCATCGCGCCGCTGGCGCTCGAGGGGCAGCGCGCCTGGGCGGTGTACGTGCACGACCTGACGCACGAGCGCATGGCTGCTGCCGCACTCGACGACGCGCGCCGCGCCGCCGACGTGGCCAACCGCGCCAAGGCCCTCTTCCTGAGCCGGATGGGCCACGAGCTGCGCTCTCCGCTGAACTCCATCGTGAGCCTCACACGCCTGGTGACACGCAGCCGGGCGTCGCAGCTCAGCGAGCGTGATCGCGGCCAGCTCGATCGCGTGGAAGGTGCCAGCGGACAGCTCCTGGCGCTCGTCACCGACATCCTCGACCTCACGCACATCGAGTCGGGGGGCCTCGAGCTCATGCTCGCCGACACGGATGTCGCACCGATCGTGACCGACGTGCTGGCAGGGTTCGGGGACAGCGTGTCGGGCCGGCCGATGCTCCTGGAGTCCGAGCTGCCGGGCGTGCCGGCGATCGCCATGGTGGATGCGGCGCGGTTGCGCCAGGTGCTCACGCACCTCATCGGCAACGCGGTGAAGTTCACCGCGCGCGGAAGCGTGCTGGTCTCGGTGCGCCTGAACCACGAGACCGGCCGCGCGAGCGCGATCCTGGTGCGCGACACCGGCATCGGCATCGCCCTCGACCGGCAGTCGCGCATCTTCGAGAAGTTCGAGCAGGGCGACGAGGAGACGCACGCCCGCTACGGTGGCACGGGGCTCGGGCTGGCCCTGTCGCGCGGCATCGCGCAGCAGATGCGCTGCACCCTCAGCGTGGAGAGCGTGCAGGGGTCGGGCAGCACCTTCACGCTGACGTTCGCCACTGCCGGTGCCGTGCCCGGTGCCGCATTGGCACCCGTGGCACTCCGCGGTGGAACGCCAGTCGCAAGCGCCGCGACCTGA
- a CDS encoding D-glycerate dehydrogenase yields MTTHGQRPAAYLTRRHTDAVETAFAEHFDVSLNLGDVPRTPAELIRALGACDVLVPIVGDPLDDTVFQHAPFRATLIANVGVGVNHIDLGAAARAGIAVTNTPDVLTDDTADLAIALMLMAARRLGEGERLVRASRWHGLAPTHHLGHTLRGRTLGIIGYGRIGRAVADRARVFGMRVQWIGRSGGSASGDPGRAESLDSLLGTSDIVSLHAPATSDTHHLIDAARLARMRPGSILVNTARGSLVDERALAEALRSGQLFAAGLDVHEFEPRINQALLGLENVVLLPHLGSATIETRTAMGMRALDNALQWLSGRPPQDRVA; encoded by the coding sequence GTGACGACCCACGGACAGCGGCCTGCGGCCTACCTCACGCGGCGCCACACCGACGCGGTGGAGACGGCCTTCGCGGAACACTTCGACGTCAGCCTGAACCTCGGTGACGTGCCACGGACTCCCGCCGAGTTGATTCGTGCACTGGGCGCCTGCGACGTCCTGGTGCCGATCGTGGGTGACCCGCTGGACGACACCGTCTTCCAGCATGCCCCCTTTCGCGCGACCCTGATCGCGAACGTGGGCGTCGGCGTGAACCACATCGACCTTGGCGCCGCCGCCCGCGCCGGCATCGCGGTCACCAACACGCCCGATGTGCTGACTGACGACACCGCCGACCTCGCGATCGCGCTGATGCTGATGGCAGCGCGCCGGCTGGGCGAGGGCGAGCGGCTGGTGCGCGCGAGCCGCTGGCATGGCCTGGCCCCCACGCACCACCTCGGTCACACGCTGCGCGGCCGGACGCTTGGCATCATCGGCTACGGCCGCATCGGCCGGGCCGTGGCGGACCGGGCCCGGGTGTTCGGGATGCGGGTCCAATGGATCGGCCGGAGTGGCGGAAGCGCCTCCGGCGATCCCGGTCGCGCCGAATCGCTGGACTCGTTGCTGGGCACGAGCGACATCGTGTCACTCCACGCACCGGCCACGTCCGACACGCACCACCTCATCGATGCGGCTCGGCTGGCCCGCATGCGCCCCGGCAGCATCCTCGTGAACACGGCCCGCGGATCGCTGGTGGACGAACGGGCCCTGGCCGAGGCGCTGCGGAGCGGACAGCTGTTTGCAGCCGGACTGGACGTGCACGAGTTCGAGCCACGGATCAACCAGGCCCTGCTGGGTCTCGAGAACGTCGTCCTGCTGCCGCACCTGGGCAGCGCGACCATCGAGACGCGGACGGCGATGGGGATGCGGGCGCTGGACAACGCACTGCAGTGGCTGTCGGGCCGGCCGCCGCAGGACCGGGTGGCGTAG
- a CDS encoding zinc-dependent metalloprotease: protein MSISARGVTAAVLASLAACATQKPAPAPVPAPVTRTGAPAAGQPGPGTPTAGGAPNGAPGGGAQPPVAGEPNPRPYGSVITPQARTRKGLFSTHLLRSRLFFEIPAKELGKDMMLVSTLKGTPAGIGIRGTIGSNALLRFERKEHRIIVRAVNYRNVSTDSTNRINRAMPIIQYYPIIAAFNIEAYGADSAAVIDVTRMFTGGVQELTALGQRVAVDPTRSFIERAVSFTGNVEVEASQTFTVQAAPQALPPGFGGGPAGATTELYHFSIVKLPDDPMPPRLWDERVIWFRQTAQDFGSSQQRVPDRVYINRWRLVKKDPSAAISEPVKPITYYVDPATPLWLQPWVKKGIEEWQVAFEAAGFRNAIVAKDAPADPEFSGEDASVSMVRWLPTPVQNAVGPSTVDPRTGEILDADVQMYHNIMSLQRTWYFSQVGHLDPRAQAVQFPDSLMGRLIQFVVAHEVGHTLGFPHNMKASSMYPLDSIRSAAFVKRMGHSPSIMDYARFNYVAQPEDNIALADLVPRVGTYDTFAVKWGYSPIPGARTADAEKPTLDAWARMQDSIPWFRSADDRGIGGADPGETNEAVGDADAVRATGYGIRNLKRLAPMVERIGSSVPGEDYSDVAELYNGIIGQWRTELGHVTRIIGGVNRQAKATGQKGDVFEPVPGIRQRAAMKFLQENAFATPTWLLDPSVLRKLEASGSIDRIGNAQASVLAGVVSNDRMVRMIELDASPDIADRYTLPSMLSDLRRGLWSEIYAGRPIDAYRRRLQRTYLEAMAAKINPPPPNPLLAAFGAAGPSLRALADFRGLLRAEMIDLSRELATAAPRAGDRATRAHLEDARDQIRKMLDPK, encoded by the coding sequence ATGTCGATCTCCGCCCGCGGCGTCACCGCCGCGGTGCTGGCGAGCCTTGCGGCCTGCGCCACGCAGAAGCCTGCTCCGGCCCCGGTGCCGGCACCCGTCACCCGCACCGGCGCCCCCGCTGCGGGGCAGCCCGGCCCCGGGACCCCGACGGCGGGGGGTGCCCCGAACGGCGCACCCGGTGGCGGCGCGCAGCCGCCAGTGGCAGGCGAGCCCAATCCGCGCCCCTACGGCAGCGTGATCACCCCGCAGGCACGCACCCGGAAGGGCCTCTTCAGCACGCACCTGCTGCGCAGCCGGCTCTTCTTCGAGATCCCCGCGAAGGAACTCGGCAAGGACATGATGCTGGTGTCCACGCTCAAGGGCACGCCGGCCGGCATCGGCATCCGCGGCACCATCGGCAGCAACGCGCTGCTGCGCTTCGAGCGGAAGGAGCACCGGATCATCGTGCGCGCGGTGAACTACCGGAACGTGTCGACCGACAGCACGAACCGGATCAACCGTGCGATGCCGATCATCCAGTACTACCCGATCATCGCGGCGTTCAACATCGAGGCGTATGGCGCCGACAGCGCCGCCGTGATCGACGTGACGCGCATGTTCACCGGAGGCGTGCAGGAGCTCACGGCCCTTGGCCAGCGCGTGGCGGTGGACCCGACGCGGTCGTTCATCGAGCGCGCGGTGTCGTTCACCGGCAACGTCGAGGTGGAGGCGTCGCAGACCTTCACGGTGCAGGCGGCACCGCAGGCACTCCCGCCCGGCTTCGGCGGCGGGCCCGCCGGTGCGACCACGGAGCTGTACCACTTCTCGATCGTGAAGCTGCCGGATGATCCGATGCCGCCGCGCCTGTGGGACGAGCGGGTGATCTGGTTCCGGCAGACGGCGCAGGACTTCGGGTCGTCGCAGCAGCGGGTGCCGGATCGGGTGTACATCAACCGCTGGCGCCTGGTGAAGAAGGACCCGTCGGCGGCGATCAGCGAGCCGGTGAAGCCGATCACGTATTACGTGGACCCGGCCACGCCGCTCTGGCTGCAGCCGTGGGTGAAGAAGGGCATCGAGGAGTGGCAGGTGGCGTTCGAGGCCGCCGGCTTCCGGAATGCGATCGTGGCGAAGGATGCGCCGGCCGACCCGGAGTTCAGCGGCGAGGATGCGAGCGTGTCGATGGTGCGCTGGCTGCCCACGCCGGTGCAGAACGCGGTGGGACCGAGCACGGTGGACCCGCGCACCGGCGAGATCCTCGACGCCGACGTGCAGATGTACCACAACATCATGTCGCTGCAGCGCACCTGGTACTTCTCGCAGGTGGGGCACCTGGACCCGCGCGCGCAGGCCGTGCAGTTCCCCGACTCGCTGATGGGGCGCCTTATCCAGTTCGTGGTCGCACATGAGGTGGGGCACACGCTCGGCTTCCCGCACAACATGAAGGCCAGCTCGATGTACCCGCTCGACAGCATCCGCAGCGCGGCCTTCGTGAAGCGGATGGGCCACTCGCCCAGCATCATGGACTACGCGCGATTCAACTACGTGGCGCAGCCCGAGGACAACATCGCGCTGGCGGACCTCGTGCCGCGCGTGGGCACCTACGACACCTTCGCGGTGAAGTGGGGCTACTCGCCGATCCCCGGCGCGCGCACGGCCGATGCGGAGAAGCCGACGCTCGATGCATGGGCCCGGATGCAGGACTCGATCCCGTGGTTCCGGAGCGCCGATGACCGCGGCATCGGCGGTGCCGACCCGGGCGAGACGAACGAGGCGGTCGGTGATGCTGACGCGGTGCGTGCCACCGGGTACGGCATCCGCAACCTGAAGCGGCTGGCGCCGATGGTGGAGCGCATCGGCTCGTCGGTGCCGGGCGAGGACTACAGCGACGTGGCGGAGCTGTACAACGGCATCATCGGCCAGTGGCGCACGGAGCTCGGGCACGTCACGCGCATCATCGGCGGCGTGAACCGGCAGGCGAAGGCCACGGGCCAGAAGGGTGACGTGTTCGAGCCCGTTCCCGGCATCCGTCAGCGTGCGGCGATGAAGTTCCTGCAGGAGAATGCCTTCGCGACGCCGACCTGGCTGCTGGATCCGTCGGTGCTCCGGAAGCTCGAGGCATCGGGCAGCATCGATCGCATCGGCAACGCCCAGGCCTCGGTGCTGGCGGGCGTGGTGAGCAACGACCGCATGGTCCGCATGATCGAACTGGATGCGTCGCCGGACATCGCGGACCGCTACACGCTGCCGTCGATGCTGTCGGACCTTCGTCGTGGCCTCTGGAGCGAGATCTACGCCGGCCGGCCGATCGACGCGTATCGCCGGCGGTTGCAGCGGACCTACCTCGAGGCGATGGCCGCGAAGATCAATCCGCCGCCCCCGAACCCGCTGCTGGCGGCCTTCGGTGCGGCGGGACCGTCGCTGCGGGCGCTGGCGGATTTCCGCGGCCTGCTGCGCGCGGAGATGATCGACCTGTCGCGTGAACTGGCGACGGCCGCGCCGCGGGCGGGTGATCGTGCCACGCGGGCGCACCTGGAGGATGCCCGCGACCAGATCCGGAAGATGCTGGATCCGAAGTGA
- a CDS encoding SET domain-containing protein-lysine N-methyltransferase: MRTSKIQGKGAFATRRIPKGHRIIEYLGECIDEAESDIRYPDDEMGRHHTFLFSIGDGTRVLDAGPIEWPAKYINHSCDPNCEAIEEEDGRVFISALRNIPKGAELSYDYAYERTAEHTEADEKLYVCRCGSAKCRGTIMAPPKPKKKKKKGAGKKEKKSKKSKQEKQAEQAEKKSKRARRHDTPTPEQGRKTRAE, from the coding sequence ATCCGTACATCGAAGATCCAGGGCAAGGGTGCCTTCGCCACGCGGCGCATCCCGAAGGGGCACCGCATCATCGAGTACCTCGGCGAGTGCATCGACGAAGCCGAATCCGACATCCGCTACCCGGATGACGAGATGGGTCGCCATCACACCTTCCTGTTCTCCATCGGTGATGGCACGCGGGTGCTGGATGCCGGCCCGATCGAATGGCCCGCCAAGTACATCAACCATTCGTGCGACCCGAACTGCGAGGCGATCGAGGAGGAGGACGGCCGCGTCTTCATCTCGGCACTGCGCAACATCCCGAAGGGCGCCGAGTTGAGCTACGACTACGCATACGAGCGCACGGCGGAGCATACCGAGGCGGACGAGAAGTTGTACGTCTGCCGGTGCGGCTCCGCGAAGTGTCGCGGCACGATCATGGCGCCGCCGAAGCCGAAGAAGAAGAAGAAGAAGGGCGCCGGGAAGAAGGAGAAGAAGTCGAAGAAGTCGAAGCAGGAGAAGCAGGCGGAGCAGGCGGAGAAGAAGTCGAAACGCGCAAGACGGCACGACACGCCGACGCCGGAGCAGGGAAGGAAGACTCGCGCGGAATGA
- a CDS encoding enoyl-[acyl-carrier-protein] reductase — protein sequence MLPINLSGKRALVAGVADDNGFGFAIAKAMAMAGATVCVATWPPALNIFLNLIERGKLDDSRRMPDGSLMEFERIYPLDAMYDTLEDAPEDIRESKRYKELGDFSIQGLVNRCVADFGDKPLDIVMHSLANGPEVRKPLLEVSRRGYLDAISASSYSMVSMVQRFGPVMREGGSFNSLTYMASERAIPGYGGGMSSAKAGLESDTRLLAFEAGRKWGVRVNTISAGPLASRAATAIGVIERFVAYCAVNTPIPGELSAEDVGFTAAFLASDMATGINATTVYVDRGYHAMGMAAEIPMV from the coding sequence ATGCTGCCCATCAACCTTTCAGGCAAGCGCGCGCTCGTGGCAGGCGTGGCTGACGACAACGGCTTCGGATTCGCGATCGCAAAGGCGATGGCCATGGCGGGCGCGACCGTGTGCGTCGCGACCTGGCCGCCGGCGCTGAACATCTTCCTCAACCTGATCGAACGAGGAAAGCTCGACGATTCGCGCCGCATGCCAGACGGGTCACTGATGGAGTTCGAGCGCATCTATCCCCTCGACGCGATGTACGACACGCTCGAGGATGCGCCGGAGGACATCCGGGAGAGCAAGCGCTACAAGGAGCTGGGTGACTTCAGCATCCAGGGGTTGGTGAACCGGTGTGTCGCGGACTTCGGCGACAAGCCGCTGGACATCGTGATGCACTCGCTGGCCAACGGCCCCGAGGTGCGCAAGCCGCTGCTGGAGGTGTCGCGGCGGGGCTATCTCGACGCGATCAGCGCCAGCTCGTACTCCATGGTGAGCATGGTGCAGCGGTTCGGCCCGGTGATGCGCGAGGGGGGCTCGTTCAACTCGCTGACGTACATGGCGAGCGAGCGCGCGATTCCCGGCTACGGGGGCGGCATGTCCAGCGCGAAGGCCGGGCTCGAGTCCGACACCCGGCTGCTGGCTTTCGAGGCGGGCCGGAAGTGGGGCGTGCGCGTGAACACCATTTCGGCCGGTCCACTGGCGTCGCGGGCTGCGACGGCGATCGGCGTGATCGAGCGCTTCGTGGCGTACTGTGCCGTCAACACGCCGATTCCGGGGGAGTTGAGCGCGGAGGATGTCGGCTTCACCGCCGCCTTCCTGGCGAGCGACATGGCGACCGGGATCAATGCGACGACGGTGTATGTCGATCGCGGCTACCACGCGATGGGGATGGCGGCGGAAATCCCGATGGTGTGA
- a CDS encoding threonine dehydratase: protein MTAALPDLAALDAAAELVGAAFQPTPQYRWPLLEARLGTRCWVKHENHTPVGAFKVRGGLVYFDWLRRTQPGTHGVVTATRGNHGQSIGYAAARTGVQACVVVPHGNSAEKNAAMRAQGVELIVGGDDFQESVELADRLAVERGWHRVPSFHSHLVAGVGTYAMELFRAAPQVRTVYVPIGLGSGACGVIAARDALGLSCEVVGVTSTMAPAYARSLATGVLQSAPATTRIADGMAVRTPSPEAFAVLSTGLARVVEVSDDEVEAAMRHLFSDTHNVAEGAGAAALAAALRETGALAAEIAVVLCGGNVDRDVFARVLAAG from the coding sequence ATGACCGCCGCACTCCCTGACCTCGCCGCCCTCGATGCCGCCGCCGAGCTCGTCGGGGCTGCATTTCAACCGACGCCGCAGTACCGGTGGCCGCTGCTCGAGGCGCGGCTCGGCACCCGGTGCTGGGTCAAGCACGAGAACCACACGCCCGTCGGGGCGTTCAAGGTGCGCGGTGGCCTCGTGTACTTCGACTGGCTCCGCCGGACGCAGCCCGGAACTCATGGGGTGGTCACCGCCACCCGCGGCAATCATGGACAGTCGATCGGCTATGCCGCCGCCCGCACCGGGGTTCAGGCCTGCGTGGTGGTGCCGCATGGCAACAGTGCGGAGAAGAACGCCGCGATGCGCGCGCAGGGGGTGGAGCTGATCGTCGGTGGTGACGACTTCCAGGAGAGCGTCGAGCTGGCCGATCGCCTTGCCGTCGAGCGGGGCTGGCACCGTGTGCCGAGCTTCCACTCGCACCTCGTGGCGGGCGTGGGGACCTACGCGATGGAGCTGTTCCGGGCAGCACCACAGGTGCGCACGGTGTACGTGCCGATCGGCCTCGGTTCCGGGGCCTGCGGCGTGATCGCGGCGCGGGACGCACTCGGCCTTTCGTGTGAGGTGGTCGGCGTGACCTCCACGATGGCGCCGGCCTATGCCCGGTCGCTCGCCACAGGTGTGCTGCAGTCGGCGCCGGCCACTACGCGAATTGCCGACGGGATGGCGGTGCGGACGCCGTCCCCGGAGGCGTTCGCGGTGTTGTCGACCGGTCTGGCGCGTGTGGTGGAGGTCTCCGACGACGAGGTGGAGGCCGCCATGCGCCACCTGTTCTCCGACACGCACAACGTGGCGGAGGGTGCCGGTGCCGCCGCGCTGGCCGCGGCACTGCGCGAGACCGGGGCACTGGCGGCGGAGATCGCCGTGGTCCTCTGCGGCGGCAATGTCGACCGTGACGTCTTCGCGAGGGTGCTGGCCGCCGGCTGA
- a CDS encoding threonylcarbamoyl-AMP synthase has protein sequence MRLQSVDPAAPDPSIIADAAARLRIGELVAFPTETVYGLGANALDAEAVAGIYRAKGRPGYNPLIVHVPHTEAAQRVVSAWPESAAKLAAAFWPGPLTIVLPKAPTIPDNVTAGLPLVGVRVPAHPIALALLRAARVPVAAPSANKSNQLSPTSALHVLRGLADVDGIVLDGGPCAVGIESTVIDLSDDHPMLLRPGGVSVAALEAVLGVRVQRGVAVGPADAPRRSPGSLDRHYAPRAPLRMVAAGDAVALATTVDSLRRDGARIGVVTWTDFGLPFREDVEVRAMPGRAEAYASALFAALHDLDALGVVAIVVEAVPDTPVWDAVRDRLRRAAS, from the coding sequence ATGCGATTGCAGTCAGTCGATCCAGCCGCACCCGATCCGTCGATCATTGCCGATGCCGCCGCGCGGCTGCGGATAGGGGAACTGGTCGCCTTCCCGACGGAAACGGTGTACGGACTGGGCGCCAATGCCCTTGATGCCGAGGCCGTTGCAGGGATCTATCGGGCCAAGGGACGCCCCGGGTACAACCCACTGATCGTGCACGTGCCGCACACCGAGGCGGCGCAGCGAGTCGTGAGCGCCTGGCCCGAAAGCGCCGCGAAACTCGCCGCGGCCTTCTGGCCGGGACCGCTGACGATCGTGCTGCCGAAGGCGCCGACGATACCCGACAACGTGACGGCCGGACTGCCGCTGGTGGGGGTGCGGGTGCCGGCGCATCCGATCGCGCTGGCGCTGCTGCGGGCCGCGCGGGTTCCGGTCGCGGCGCCGAGCGCCAACAAGAGCAACCAGTTGTCACCCACCAGTGCGCTCCATGTGTTGCGCGGGCTGGCGGATGTGGACGGGATCGTGCTGGATGGCGGGCCCTGCGCGGTGGGGATCGAGAGCACGGTGATCGACCTGAGCGACGATCATCCCATGCTGTTGCGGCCGGGCGGGGTGTCGGTGGCCGCACTCGAGGCCGTGCTGGGCGTGCGGGTGCAGCGCGGGGTGGCGGTCGGTCCGGCCGACGCGCCACGTCGGTCCCCCGGCTCGCTCGACCGGCATTATGCCCCGCGCGCTCCGCTGCGGATGGTGGCGGCCGGCGACGCGGTGGCACTCGCGACCACGGTGGACTCCCTCCGTCGCGATGGTGCGCGGATTGGCGTCGTGACCTGGACCGACTTCGGCCTGCCGTTCCGGGAGGATGTCGAGGTGCGTGCCATGCCGGGACGGGCGGAGGCGTATGCCAGCGCGCTGTTCGCGGCGCTGCATGACCTGGATGCACTGGGGGTGGTTGCCATCGTGGTCGAGGCGGTGCCCGACACGCCGGTCTGGGATGCCGTCCGGGATCGCCTGCGCCGGGCGGCATCGTGA